One genomic window of Aliiroseovarius sp. M344 includes the following:
- a CDS encoding glutamine synthetase family protein: MDKSKSEANAWMENLPEAARAYLDGKRLDEVECIVSDLPGIARGKAVPAGKFARQDYFHLPDSVFYQTITGDWGEAAGDEGFIERDMTLIPDMSTATAAPWTGDWTLQVIHDAYDRKKNPIPYSPRNVLRRVVDLYHKQGWEPIVAPEMEFYLVARNIDPAEKIKPMMGRSGRPAAARQAYSMTAVDEFGPVIDDIYDFAEAQGFEIDGITQEGGAGQLEINLIHGDPIKLADEVFYFKRLIREAALRHDCFATFMAKPIAEEPGSAMHIHHSVLDRKTGENIFAGPQGGDTDAFFHFIAGMQNHLPSAVAVLAPYVNSYRRYVKDNAAPINLEWGRDNRTTGIRVPLSSPKSRRVENRIAGMDCNPYLGIAASLAAGYLGLMEEKRPTSQYRGDAYEGEEDIPRDLGYALELFDAATSLHDVLGPEFARVYSIVKQTEYNEFLQVISPWEREHLLLNV; encoded by the coding sequence ATGGACAAGTCGAAATCAGAGGCCAACGCCTGGATGGAAAACCTGCCTGAAGCCGCACGGGCCTATCTGGATGGCAAACGGCTGGACGAGGTTGAATGCATCGTTTCCGATCTACCCGGTATTGCGCGCGGCAAAGCGGTACCTGCTGGCAAATTTGCGCGCCAGGATTACTTTCACCTGCCAGACAGTGTGTTCTATCAGACCATCACAGGCGACTGGGGCGAAGCGGCGGGCGACGAAGGTTTCATCGAACGCGACATGACGCTCATCCCGGATATGTCCACAGCCACCGCCGCGCCGTGGACCGGAGACTGGACGCTTCAGGTGATCCATGACGCGTATGATCGCAAGAAAAACCCGATCCCTTACAGCCCGCGCAACGTGCTGCGGCGTGTGGTCGATCTGTATCACAAACAGGGGTGGGAGCCTATCGTTGCCCCCGAGATGGAGTTCTATCTGGTTGCCCGCAACATTGACCCGGCTGAGAAGATCAAGCCGATGATGGGCCGTTCGGGGCGGCCGGCTGCCGCGCGTCAGGCATACTCGATGACGGCTGTCGATGAATTCGGGCCGGTGATCGACGATATCTATGATTTCGCGGAAGCTCAGGGTTTTGAAATTGATGGCATCACGCAAGAAGGCGGCGCCGGTCAGCTTGAGATCAACCTGATCCACGGCGACCCGATCAAGCTGGCGGACGAGGTCTTCTATTTCAAACGCCTGATCCGCGAAGCCGCGCTGCGCCACGATTGCTTTGCCACCTTCATGGCCAAGCCGATCGCCGAAGAGCCGGGAAGCGCTATGCATATCCACCATTCGGTGCTGGATCGCAAAACCGGCGAAAACATCTTTGCCGGACCGCAGGGGGGCGACACCGATGCGTTCTTCCACTTCATCGCCGGGATGCAGAACCACCTGCCCAGCGCGGTGGCTGTGCTGGCACCTTATGTGAACAGTTATCGCCGATATGTGAAAGACAACGCCGCCCCGATTAACCTTGAATGGGGACGCGATAATCGCACGACAGGTATCCGCGTGCCGCTGTCTTCGCCCAAATCGCGGCGTGTGGAAAACCGTATCGCGGGCATGGACTGCAATCCCTATCTGGGCATCGCGGCCAGTCTTGCTGCGGGCTATCTTGGCCTGATGGAAGAAAAACGCCCCACCTCGCAATATCGCGGCGACGCCTATGAAGGCGAAGAGGATATTCCGCGCGATCTGGGCTATGCGCTGGAGCTTTTTGATGCGGCTACAAGCCTGCATGACGTTCTGGGGCCGGAGTTCGCACGCGTTTACTCGATTGTGAAGCAAACAGAGTATAACGAATTCCTGCAGGTCATCAGCCCATGGGAACGCGAGCATCTGCTGTTGAACGTCTAA
- a CDS encoding DUF2842 domain-containing protein produces the protein MALGYKARKRLSLLVLLVGLPLYILVAVKVVSLFDRPPILLELLVYIVLGFLWMIPLRKVFLGVGKPDPEADPESYPHDPEGKYALKDEDK, from the coding sequence ATGGCCTTGGGATACAAAGCACGTAAACGATTGTCTTTGCTGGTTTTACTGGTGGGCCTGCCACTCTACATTCTCGTGGCCGTAAAGGTTGTCAGCTTGTTTGACCGTCCACCAATTCTGCTGGAACTGCTGGTCTATATCGTGCTTGGTTTCCTGTGGATGATCCCGCTGCGCAAAGTGTTTTTGGGGGTGGGGAAGCCCGATCCGGAAGCAGACCCGGAAAGCTATCCGCATGATCCAGAAGGCAAATATGCGCTGAAAGACGAAGATAAATAG
- a CDS encoding type 1 glutamine amidotransferase: MRIGILQTGHSPDEVRDDLGDYGQMFIRLLDGHGYDFTIYSVVDNQFPDGPDAADGWLITGSKHGAYEDHDWIAPLEKLVRDIRDADLPLVGVCFGHQIIAQALGGKVQKFDGGWAVGRQVYEIDGEKIALNAWHQDQVVDLPEGARVFASNDFCENAGLMIGDKIMTIQPHPEFTAQMIDALIKYRGRGNISEDVLSKAQDGLAQVIDTQKFADQMAKILNKGDR; the protein is encoded by the coding sequence ATGCGGATCGGTATCCTTCAAACCGGCCACTCCCCTGATGAAGTACGCGATGATCTGGGCGATTACGGCCAGATGTTCATCCGGCTTCTTGATGGGCATGGCTATGACTTCACAATCTACAGCGTGGTGGACAACCAGTTTCCAGACGGACCAGACGCTGCCGACGGGTGGCTGATCACCGGGTCGAAGCACGGCGCTTATGAGGATCACGACTGGATCGCACCACTGGAAAAGCTGGTTCGTGACATTCGTGACGCCGATCTGCCGCTCGTCGGTGTGTGCTTTGGCCATCAAATCATTGCGCAAGCCCTTGGCGGTAAAGTGCAGAAGTTTGACGGCGGCTGGGCCGTTGGGCGTCAGGTCTATGAGATCGACGGCGAAAAGATTGCCCTGAATGCGTGGCATCAGGATCAGGTGGTGGACCTACCTGAAGGTGCGCGGGTCTTTGCTTCGAATGACTTTTGCGAAAACGCGGGTCTGATGATTGGCGACAAGATCATGACCATTCAACCACACCCGGAATTCACCGCACAGATGATCGACGCTTTGATCAAATACCGGGGACGCGGCAACATATCGGAAGATGTTCTGTCAAAGGCCCAAGATGGCTTGGCGCAGGTCATCGACACGCAAAAATTCGCAGATCAGATGGCGAAAATTCTGAACAAAGGGGACAGGTAA
- a CDS encoding ABC transporter permease: MSCLQTVQDYAFRSLGFGERLLPREGFTLCEQVTLIGSGMFWNIYFGLIAIVFGFFAATGMALAKNSENKWVRKPAEFFIYVFRGSPLFIQMFFAYAVFVVIKQSVPFMAPFTSAWLGATLVLFLNTTAYTAEIFYGALQSIPKGDLEAADAYGITGRTRFTRIVWPSMLRLAWPAYTNEAIFLFHATALVFFSGFPVWAQRGDALYYASYFADKTFNPFIPYPILAGFFILLTLVVITVFGTIGKRLNRHLPQATVRRPGFMRTLMR, encoded by the coding sequence ATGAGTTGCCTTCAAACCGTACAGGATTATGCGTTCAGGTCGCTGGGGTTTGGCGAACGTCTGTTACCCCGCGAGGGTTTTACCTTGTGCGAACAGGTGACGCTGATCGGCTCGGGCATGTTCTGGAACATCTATTTCGGCCTGATTGCCATCGTATTTGGGTTTTTTGCAGCCACCGGCATGGCGCTGGCTAAGAACAGCGAAAACAAATGGGTGCGCAAACCGGCCGAGTTCTTTATCTACGTGTTCCGCGGTTCGCCCTTGTTTATTCAGATGTTCTTTGCCTATGCGGTCTTTGTTGTGATCAAACAAAGCGTGCCCTTCATGGCCCCGTTCACCTCGGCCTGGCTGGGGGCTACGTTGGTTTTGTTCCTGAACACCACGGCCTATACTGCCGAGATTTTCTATGGCGCGCTGCAATCAATCCCGAAGGGCGATCTGGAGGCAGCGGATGCGTATGGCATCACAGGGCGCACCCGGTTTACCCGGATCGTCTGGCCGTCGATGCTGCGGCTTGCCTGGCCGGCTTATACCAACGAGGCAATCTTTCTGTTTCACGCCACGGCGCTGGTCTTTTTCTCGGGCTTTCCGGTGTGGGCACAACGGGGCGACGCGCTGTATTACGCAAGCTACTTTGCCGACAAGACCTTCAACCCGTTTATCCCTTATCCCATTCTGGCAGGGTTCTTCATTCTGCTGACGTTGGTGGTCATCACGGTGTTTGGCACAATTGGCAAACGATTGAACCGTCATTTGCCGCAAGCCACCGTTCGCCGTCCGGGCTTCATGCGCACACTGATGCGCTAA
- a CDS encoding adenylosuccinate synthase, with translation MANVVVVGAQWGDEGKGKIVDWLSERADVIARFQGGHNAGHTLVVDGEVYKLHALPSGVVRGGKLSVIGNGVVLDPWHLLNEIETISKQGVDISPETLMIAENTPLILPFHGELDRAREEAASKGTKIGTTGRGIGPCYEDKVGRRAIRVADLADHATLEARVDRALQHHDPLRKGLGIEAIDRDALVAQLKEVAPKILRFAAPVWKVLNEKRKAGKRILFEGAQGALLDIDFGTYPFVTSSNVIAGQAATGVGIGPGSIDYVLGIVKAYTTRVGEGPFPTELDDADGQMLGERGHEFGTTTGRKRRCGWFDAALVRQTCATSGVTGISLTKLDVLDGFETLKICVGYDLDGKQMDYLPTAADEQARCTPIYEEMPGWSETTEGARSWNDLPANAIKYVKRVEELIDCPVALLSTSPERDDTILVTDPFAD, from the coding sequence ATGGCCAATGTAGTCGTCGTAGGCGCCCAGTGGGGCGATGAAGGAAAAGGCAAGATCGTTGACTGGCTCAGCGAACGTGCCGATGTGATTGCGCGCTTTCAGGGCGGCCACAATGCGGGCCACACGCTGGTTGTCGATGGCGAGGTTTACAAGCTGCACGCGCTGCCATCCGGCGTTGTGCGCGGCGGCAAGCTGTCAGTCATCGGCAACGGTGTTGTGCTGGACCCATGGCACCTGCTGAACGAGATCGAGACGATCAGCAAGCAAGGCGTCGATATCTCGCCCGAGACGTTGATGATCGCTGAAAACACACCGCTGATCCTGCCGTTTCACGGAGAGCTGGACCGTGCGCGGGAAGAAGCTGCCAGCAAGGGCACAAAGATTGGCACCACCGGGCGTGGTATTGGACCATGTTACGAAGACAAGGTTGGCCGCCGCGCGATCCGCGTTGCCGATCTGGCTGATCACGCGACGCTTGAGGCTCGCGTCGACCGCGCGCTTCAACACCACGACCCGCTGCGCAAGGGGCTGGGGATCGAGGCGATCGACCGCGATGCGCTGGTTGCCCAGTTGAAAGAGGTCGCGCCGAAAATCCTGCGCTTTGCTGCCCCGGTCTGGAAGGTGCTTAACGAAAAGCGTAAGGCTGGCAAACGTATCCTGTTCGAAGGCGCGCAAGGGGCGCTTCTGGACATTGATTTCGGCACCTATCCGTTTGTCACATCGTCCAACGTCATCGCCGGGCAGGCGGCGACGGGTGTGGGCATTGGCCCCGGATCAATCGACTATGTGCTTGGGATCGTGAAGGCCTATACCACCCGCGTCGGTGAAGGCCCGTTCCCGACCGAGCTGGACGATGCCGACGGTCAGATGCTGGGCGAACGGGGCCACGAGTTTGGCACCACCACCGGGCGCAAGCGTCGCTGTGGTTGGTTTGACGCCGCCTTGGTGCGCCAAACCTGTGCGACATCGGGTGTGACCGGCATCTCGCTGACCAAACTGGACGTTCTGGATGGGTTTGAGACGCTGAAAATCTGCGTGGGCTATGATCTGGACGGCAAGCAGATGGATTATCTGCCAACCGCTGCAGATGAACAGGCGCGCTGCACCCCGATCTATGAAGAAATGCCCGGTTGGTCGGAAACGACCGAAGGCGCACGCAGCTGGAACGACCTGCCCGCCAATGCGATCAAATATGTGAAGCGGGTGGAAGAGCTGATCGACTGCCCTGTCGCGCTTTTGTCCACCAGCCCGGAACGTGACGACACGATCCTTGTCACCGACCCGTTTGCGGATTGA
- a CDS encoding ABC transporter permease, whose amino-acid sequence MFSYCTDPSTLEGLSWLSCYLTTGKHMGFYLSFLTVIFLLLITAPVALLFGFAGASAARSRFLPLSLLGKTYTAIVRGVPDIAFFMFFVIALDQAFEYLRHKTKCPDWSEPIRQGSDFVVCTQAKLPLSTSPQWVHEAYGFSLAVLTFSIVFGAFAANVLYGAMRAVPRAQLETAEAYGMTSRQTFWRILVPQMWVYALPGLSNLWMILVKATPLLFLLGVEDIVYWARELGATKAAKFTDYPHGNWHAIYFFGLLVFYLMLTSVSERVFKRISRRLSHGQATAAGEAQRKAAQ is encoded by the coding sequence ATGTTTTCCTACTGCACCGATCCCTCAACGCTAGAAGGCCTGAGCTGGCTCAGTTGCTACCTGACAACCGGGAAGCATATGGGCTTTTACCTGTCCTTCCTGACGGTGATCTTTTTGCTGTTGATCACGGCGCCGGTGGCCCTTTTGTTCGGCTTTGCCGGGGCATCCGCCGCGCGGTCGCGGTTCTTGCCCCTCAGCCTTCTTGGCAAAACCTACACGGCGATCGTGCGCGGTGTGCCCGACATCGCCTTTTTCATGTTCTTCGTGATCGCACTGGATCAGGCGTTCGAATATTTGCGCCACAAGACAAAATGTCCCGACTGGTCCGAACCGATCCGCCAGGGCAGCGATTTCGTGGTCTGTACGCAGGCCAAGCTACCCTTATCGACCAGCCCACAATGGGTTCACGAGGCCTATGGCTTCTCACTCGCAGTGCTGACCTTTTCCATCGTGTTCGGCGCTTTTGCGGCAAATGTGCTTTATGGCGCGATGCGCGCAGTGCCACGCGCGCAACTTGAGACTGCCGAAGCCTATGGCATGACATCGCGCCAGACATTTTGGCGCATCCTAGTGCCGCAGATGTGGGTCTATGCCCTGCCCGGCCTGTCCAACCTGTGGATGATCCTTGTCAAAGCCACCCCGCTCTTGTTTCTGCTGGGTGTCGAAGACATCGTTTATTGGGCCAGAGAACTGGGGGCGACCAAGGCTGCGAAATTTACCGATTATCCGCATGGGAACTGGCACGCGATCTATTTCTTTGGGCTGCTCGTGTTCTATCTGATGCTGACCTCGGTCAGTGAACGTGTGTTCAAACGCATCTCGCGCCGCCTGTCCCACGGACAGGCCACCGCCGCTGGCGAAGCCCAACGAAAGGCCGCACAATGA
- a CDS encoding amino acid ABC transporter ATP-binding protein codes for MPLDQTANSSSTATPVIEIRDLHKSYGALEVLKGVDLVAERGHVVSLIGSSGSGKSTLLRCANLLEDSQQGDILFEGEPITWRGHSLHRHPADRAQVTRIRTNLSMVFQQFNLWSHMTILQNVMEAPVTVLGRDKSDVEEKARAYLAKVGIGDKCDVWPAQLSGGQQQRAAIARALCMEPKALLFDEPTSALDPELEQEVVKVIKDLAAEGRTMVIVTHDMRLAADVSDHVIFLHQGLIEEEGAPETLFGSPKSERLKQFLSATQPD; via the coding sequence GTGCCACTCGACCAAACTGCCAATTCCTCATCCACAGCCACGCCTGTGATCGAAATTCGTGACCTTCATAAAAGTTATGGGGCACTTGAGGTTCTGAAGGGGGTCGATCTTGTGGCCGAGCGGGGGCACGTCGTGTCGCTGATCGGATCGTCAGGCTCAGGCAAGTCCACGCTGCTGCGTTGTGCTAACCTTCTTGAAGACAGCCAACAGGGTGACATCCTGTTCGAAGGTGAGCCGATCACATGGCGGGGTCATTCGTTGCACCGGCATCCAGCGGACCGCGCACAAGTCACGCGTATCCGCACCAATCTTTCGATGGTGTTTCAGCAGTTTAACCTGTGGTCACATATGACCATCCTGCAAAACGTGATGGAAGCGCCCGTCACCGTGCTGGGGCGTGACAAATCCGACGTCGAAGAAAAAGCCCGTGCCTATCTGGCCAAAGTCGGGATCGGCGACAAATGCGATGTCTGGCCTGCGCAACTGTCCGGCGGGCAGCAGCAACGTGCCGCCATTGCGCGCGCGCTGTGCATGGAGCCAAAGGCCCTTTTGTTTGACGAGCCGACCTCGGCGCTTGATCCAGAGCTGGAACAAGAGGTGGTCAAGGTCATCAAAGACCTTGCTGCCGAAGGCCGCACCATGGTGATCGTCACCCACGACATGCGGCTTGCCGCCGACGTGTCCGACCACGTCATCTTCCTGCATCAAGGTTTGATCGAGGAAGAGGGCGCACCCGAAACGCTGTTTGGATCGCCAAAAAGCGAACGGTTAAAACAGTTTCTGTCAGCCACTCAACCTGACTGA
- a CDS encoding transporter substrate-binding domain-containing protein codes for MKKLILSTAALAVTAGFAMADNHGKTVRLGTEGAYAPWNFVNDAGEIDGFERELGDELCKRLELTCEWVKNEWDTIIPNLVSGNYDAIIAGMSITDERDEVIDFTQPYTPPDPSAYAAMSADVDPASAVVAAQATTIQAAFVADQGWTLVEFPTPEETVAAVKSGEADAVLADKSFLDTMVGTDGLVMLERMEAIGGGVGMGFRESDAEMRDMFDKAIQSMKDDGTLNEMIAKWEVSSQW; via the coding sequence ATGAAAAAGCTGATCCTTTCGACTGCGGCACTTGCAGTCACGGCCGGCTTCGCGATGGCAGACAACCACGGAAAAACCGTGCGTCTGGGCACCGAAGGCGCTTATGCACCTTGGAATTTCGTGAATGATGCTGGTGAAATCGACGGGTTCGAGCGCGAGCTGGGCGACGAGCTGTGCAAACGCCTGGAACTGACCTGTGAATGGGTCAAAAACGAGTGGGATACGATCATCCCGAACCTCGTATCGGGCAACTATGATGCGATCATCGCAGGCATGTCGATCACCGACGAGCGCGACGAAGTGATCGACTTCACCCAACCCTATACCCCGCCAGATCCCTCGGCCTATGCCGCAATGTCGGCTGACGTCGACCCGGCTTCGGCTGTTGTAGCGGCTCAGGCCACCACCATTCAGGCTGCGTTCGTGGCTGATCAGGGCTGGACCCTGGTTGAGTTCCCGACCCCCGAAGAAACTGTCGCTGCCGTGAAAAGCGGCGAAGCTGACGCGGTGCTGGCCGACAAAAGCTTCCTTGATACCATGGTCGGCACGGACGGTCTGGTGATGCTGGAGCGGATGGAAGCCATCGGCGGCGGCGTTGGCATGGGGTTCCGCGAAAGCGACGCGGAAATGCGTGACATGTTTGACAAGGCGATCCAGTCCATGAAGGACGACGGTACGTTGAACGAGATGATTGCCAAGTGGGAAGTTTCCTCGCAGTGGTAA
- a CDS encoding CTP synthase yields MARYIFITGGVVSSLGKGLTAAALGALLQARGYTVRMRKLDPYLNVDPGTMSPFEHGEVFVTDDGAETDLDLGHYERFTGVAARNTDSVSSGRIYTTVLEKERRGDYLGKTIQVIPHVTNEIKDFVEIGDDEVDFMLCEIGGTVGDIEALPFFEAIRQFSQERPRGQCIFMHLTLLPFLAASGELKTKPTQHSVKELRSIGIAPDVLVCRAEHNIPEKERDKIALFCNVRPDAVIPAYDLKSIYEAPMAFHKVGLDQAVLDAFQIAPAPKPDLRRWEDVEDRIHNAEGEVRVAVVGKYIQLEDAYKSIKEALMHGGMANRVRVKLEWVDAELFEAEDPAPYLAGFHAILVPGGFGERGTEGKIKTAQFARERKIPYLGICLGMQMAVVEAARNVAGIKDAGSEEFDHEAGETRFTPVVYHLKEWVQGNYKVKRKVSDDKGGTMRLGAYTATLTEGSKVAEIYGSTTIEERHRHRYEVDTKYRKQLEECGLHFSGMSPDGRLPEIVEWQDHPWFVGVQFHPELKSKPFDPAPLFADFIRAAKEVERLV; encoded by the coding sequence ATGGCACGTTACATCTTCATCACCGGTGGTGTTGTTTCTTCTTTGGGCAAAGGTTTGACCGCTGCAGCCCTTGGCGCGCTGTTGCAAGCGCGCGGCTATACGGTGCGGATGCGCAAACTTGACCCCTATCTGAACGTCGATCCCGGCACGATGAGCCCGTTTGAGCATGGCGAAGTGTTTGTCACAGATGATGGCGCAGAAACCGATCTGGATCTTGGCCATTACGAACGTTTTACCGGGGTTGCCGCCCGCAACACCGACTCGGTCAGTTCCGGTCGCATTTACACCACCGTGTTGGAGAAAGAACGGCGCGGCGACTATCTGGGCAAAACCATTCAGGTGATCCCGCACGTCACCAACGAAATCAAAGACTTCGTAGAGATCGGCGATGACGAGGTTGATTTCATGCTCTGCGAAATCGGCGGCACGGTCGGTGATATCGAAGCCCTGCCTTTCTTTGAGGCCATCCGTCAATTCAGTCAGGAACGCCCGCGTGGTCAGTGCATCTTCATGCACCTGACGCTGCTGCCCTTCCTTGCGGCCTCGGGCGAGTTAAAGACAAAACCCACACAGCACTCGGTGAAGGAACTCCGGTCAATCGGTATCGCGCCCGATGTGCTGGTGTGCCGCGCCGAACATAATATCCCGGAAAAGGAGCGCGACAAGATTGCGCTGTTTTGTAATGTCCGCCCGGATGCGGTGATCCCGGCCTATGACCTGAAGTCGATTTACGAAGCGCCGATGGCGTTTCACAAAGTCGGGCTGGATCAGGCCGTGCTGGACGCCTTCCAGATCGCCCCTGCCCCCAAGCCTGACCTGCGCCGCTGGGAAGATGTCGAAGATCGCATTCACAATGCGGAAGGCGAAGTGCGCGTGGCCGTCGTTGGCAAATATATCCAGCTTGAGGATGCCTATAAGTCGATCAAAGAGGCTTTGATGCATGGTGGCATGGCCAATCGTGTGCGGGTCAAACTGGAATGGGTGGATGCCGAACTGTTTGAGGCGGAAGACCCGGCGCCATATCTGGCAGGGTTCCACGCCATCCTTGTGCCCGGCGGCTTTGGCGAGCGCGGCACGGAAGGCAAGATCAAAACCGCACAATTCGCCCGCGAACGCAAAATCCCCTATTTGGGCATTTGTCTGGGGATGCAGATGGCGGTTGTCGAAGCGGCGCGCAACGTCGCGGGCATCAAGGATGCCGGATCGGAAGAATTCGACCACGAGGCCGGTGAAACCCGCTTCACGCCGGTTGTCTATCACCTGAAGGAATGGGTGCAGGGCAATTACAAGGTCAAGCGCAAGGTCTCGGACGACAAGGGTGGCACCATGCGGTTGGGCGCTTACACGGCGACCCTGACCGAAGGATCAAAAGTGGCCGAGATTTATGGCTCGACCACCATCGAGGAACGTCACCGCCACCGCTATGAGGTGGACACAAAATACCGCAAGCAGCTGGAAGAGTGTGGGTTGCATTTCTCAGGCATGTCTCCCGATGGACGGCTACCGGAAATCGTAGAATGGCAGGACCACCCGTGGTTTGTCGGCGTGCAATTCCACCCGGAACTGAAGTCCAAACCGTTCGACCCAGCGCCCTTGTTCGCCGATTTCATCCGCGCCGCGAAAGAGGTCGAGCGTCTGGTATGA
- the secG gene encoding preprotein translocase subunit SecG produces MENVILVIHLVLALGLIGIVLLQRSEGGGLGIGGGGGGGVMSSRGAATALGKLTWLFAIAFLGTSITLTVIAAKNAADSSVIDTLGIEAPAAEGDAPALPDVTDLLPPSSADDSLTPPRAD; encoded by the coding sequence ATGGAAAACGTCATCCTCGTCATTCACCTGGTCCTGGCCCTTGGCCTGATCGGGATCGTGCTTTTGCAGCGGTCAGAAGGCGGCGGCCTTGGCATCGGCGGCGGTGGCGGCGGTGGCGTTATGTCGTCCCGCGGCGCGGCAACCGCCCTGGGCAAGCTGACCTGGCTTTTTGCAATTGCCTTTCTGGGCACGTCGATCACCCTGACAGTGATTGCCGCAAAGAACGCGGCTGACAGCTCTGTCATTGACACGCTGGGCATCGAAGCCCCTGCGGCCGAAGGCGATGCGCCTGCCTTGCCAGACGTGACCGATTTGCTTCCGCCCAGCAGCGCGGATGACAGCCTGACGCCACCGCGCGCCGACTAA
- a CDS encoding thiamine diphosphokinase, whose amino-acid sequence MRYFRQFSHNVTLLGGGAVNPATLSHCLQLAPELVAADGGADQALELGHVPVVVAGDMDSVSEHARKTIGADRFVETPDQNRTDFHKTLDLIDAPVVLGVGFMGKRLDHELACYNTLVGLPEKRVILVGEVDICFHLSRPLEMTLPVGTRFSLFPMAKVNVRGTGLVWPLDDLEMSPWGMIGTSNETNAPAVTVEADGAGLLVILPRAHLTDAIAALTPS is encoded by the coding sequence ATGAGATATTTTCGCCAATTTTCCCACAATGTGACCTTACTGGGCGGCGGCGCTGTAAATCCTGCCACGCTTTCGCACTGTCTTCAGCTCGCACCGGAGTTGGTGGCGGCAGATGGTGGCGCGGATCAGGCGTTGGAGCTGGGGCACGTGCCTGTCGTTGTCGCGGGAGACATGGATTCTGTTTCCGAGCACGCGCGCAAGACCATTGGCGCGGACAGATTTGTTGAGACCCCTGACCAGAATCGCACGGATTTTCACAAGACACTCGATCTGATTGATGCGCCTGTGGTGTTGGGTGTTGGGTTCATGGGCAAGCGGCTGGATCATGAGCTTGCCTGCTATAACACTTTGGTTGGGTTGCCTGAAAAGCGCGTGATCCTGGTGGGCGAGGTGGATATTTGCTTCCATCTGAGCCGCCCATTGGAAATGACGCTGCCGGTCGGCACACGGTTTTCGCTGTTCCCGATGGCGAAAGTGAATGTGCGCGGCACAGGATTGGTCTGGCCGCTCGACGATCTTGAAATGTCGCCTTGGGGGATGATTGGCACGTCAAACGAAACCAATGCGCCCGCTGTCACGGTTGAGGCCGATGGCGCGGGCCTTCTGGTGATTCTGCCACGGGCGCATCTGACGGACGCGATTGCGGCCCTGACGCCATCCTAG
- a CDS encoding TerB family tellurite resistance protein — translation MFGSLLSKLTQPNPVPLADDDARLAITALLVRLARSDHAYGATEIDEINRILSKRYDLTRDAAAALLHEAEEIEAVAPDTVRFTNAVKDGVPLDDRMAVIEAAWSVVLADGVRTAEEDALMRMIPRFLGITDRESNEARLRAAKAMNGASI, via the coding sequence ATGTTCGGATCCCTTCTCAGCAAACTGACCCAACCCAACCCCGTCCCGCTTGCCGATGACGATGCCCGGCTGGCCATCACGGCTCTTCTGGTGCGGTTGGCGCGCTCGGACCACGCTTATGGTGCAACTGAGATCGACGAGATCAACCGCATCCTGTCAAAGCGCTATGATTTAACTCGAGACGCCGCCGCAGCGCTTCTGCACGAGGCAGAGGAAATCGAAGCCGTCGCGCCCGACACGGTGCGGTTTACCAACGCCGTCAAGGACGGGGTGCCACTTGATGACCGCATGGCTGTCATCGAAGCCGCTTGGTCCGTGGTTTTGGCTGACGGTGTACGCACTGCGGAAGAAGACGCTTTGATGCGGATGATCCCACGCTTTCTGGGCATCACAGATCGCGAAAGCAACGAAGCACGCCTGCGCGCCGCGAAGGCCATGAACGGCGCCTCGATCTAA